The nucleotide window AGATTTTAGATTTAGGAATTATGCTTCAAATGCTTTATCACTGACAATTTTCTTTATTTGATACTGTTTTTTCAATCAAAATAATATTTCCAAAAAAGCACAATGACTGCTCTTTAACCCTGATGGGAGCGGCATCTTTTTTATTTTATCTGGTCAGGGTTCCAAAACCCTGACCAGATAAAATAAAAAAAATATAGCGGACAGCAGGAACCCATAATTCCTGAAAATGCCCCATGATTCGTTCCTCAATTTTAACATAATCTATAACTGATTTCCCTTTTTAATTCCCAATAAGTTTGAGTATTTTTGCCGCTTAATTACAAAAAGTGCAGAAAGAAATTATTGTCATCATTGGCGGGCCGGGTACAGGGAAAAGTTCTATCATAAAAGGGTTAGAGACAAAAGGCTATTGCTGTTATCCCGAAATTTCGCGTGAAGTTATACTTGAGGCTCAAAAAAGAGGTATCGAACAATTGTTCCTTGAAGATCCTTTATTGTTCAGCCAAATGTTGCTTGATGGTAGAATAAACCAATTTAAGAATGCTGAAAAAGAGCCTCACAAATTGGTTTTTATTGACCGTGGCATTCCGGATGTCGTTGCTTATCTGGACTTTATTGGTGATGATTCTCCTGAACATTTTGACAATGCCTGCCGTGAAAATGTGTATGACAAAATTTTCATTCTTCCGCCTTGGGAGGACATTTACGAAAGCGACAGCGAGCGTTATGAAAATTTTGAACAGTCAAAAACTATTTACAAACATCTCAAGCAAACCTACACCAATTATGGCTATAATTTAATTGAAGTGCCAAAAGATAGTGTAGATAACAGAATTCTTTATATATTAGATAAAATTTAGCAATTTATTGTATTTCAGTGCGATAAAATATTAGAAATCTAAACCGGAAATAATGTCTGAAGCATTAGCAATTCTTCAAAAGTATTGGCAACATTACTCCTTCAGATCACTACAAAAAGAAATAATCGATTCGGTTTTGAGTGGTGAAGACACCTTTGCCTTAATGCCAACAGGCGGAGGAAAATCCATTTGTTTCCAAGTTCCAGCCATGATGAACGAGGGAATCTGCTTGGTGATTTCGCCACTGGTTGCCTTAATGAAAGACCAAGTTGCCAATTTACAAAACCGTGGCATCAAAGCTATTGCATTAACCGGCGGTATACGATCTGAAGAGATGATTGACTTGTTGGACAATTGTCAATTTGGAAATTATAAATTTTTGTATCTGTCTCCTGAACGTCTGCAATCGGATTGGATTTTGGAACGAATAAAAAATCTCCCAATAAACTTAATAACTATAGACGAAGCGCATTGTGTTTCGCAATGGGGACATGATTTTCGTCCGGCTTATTTGAAGATTTCGGCTCTGAAAACCTATTTCCCGAAGGTTCCCTTTTTGGCCTTGACGGCTACTGCCACTCCAAGGGTAAAAGAGGATATTATCAAAGAACTTGGTATGCACAATCCGCAACAGTTTGAAAAATCTTTTGCCCGAAAGAATATTGCCTATATGGTTTTTGAAGTGGAAGACAAACTTTTTAGGATACAACAAATTCTTAAAAAAAATCCACAGCCTTCGATTATCTATGTTCGAAACAGAAAATCGTGTCTGGATCTATCGACCCAATTGAAAAGCTTGGGATTTAATGCCACTTTTTATCATGGCGGACTTAGCTCACGAGAAAAAGAGCAAAATATGCAGCTCTGGATGGAGGAAAAAGCACAGGTTATTGTTGCCACAAATGCTTTTGGGATGGGAATTGACAAACCCAATGTAAAAACAGTTATCCACATTCAATTACCCGAAAACATAGAGAATTATTATCAGGAAGCAGGACGTGCGGGAAGAAACGGTGATAAGGCATATGCCATTTTGCTGACTAGCCCATCTGATGTAATTCAAACCGAAAATCAATTCATAAACGTTTTGCCAGACAAAGCTTTTTTGAATACGATGTATGTAAAACTCTGCAATTATTTTCAGATAGCTTACGGCGAAGGAATAAACGAGGAATTCACTTTTAACCTGCATCATTTTTGTTTGAAATATGGATTTCCTGACCTTAAAACTTTCAATGCTATTCGGTTTTTGGACGGGCAGGGCGTTTTGACTTTGTCTCAGGAATTTTCAGAAAAAATTACACTTCAGTTTTTAATTCCATCCAAAGAAGTCATTCGATATACAAGTCTAAATCCCAACGACGAAGAAATTATTCTGACCATTCTTAGAACCTATCCCGGAATTTACGACATGCAGACTGCTTTCAATTTAACAATGATTGCAAAAAAATCTCATCACTCTGAGTCCGAAATCCTGGCGGTATTACATAAACTGAAAGAAAAAGACATTATAGAATATCATTCCAAAAACAATGACGCGACTTTAATTTTTAATGAAATTCGGGAAGACGAAAGGACTATAAATAAAGTTTCTAAATATCTCGCAAGGCAAAATGAACTCAAAAAAGATCAATTGCAATCGGTTCTTAATTATATAAAGGAAAAAAAAAACTGCAAAAGCAAAATGATTTTAGATTATTTTGGAGAAAAAGCAGAAACCGATTGTGGCATTTGTTCTTATTGCATAACCCAAAACAAACCTAAAAAAGATCATAATGTTCTTTCTAAAAAAATCATGGATTTGCTAAAAAATGAAGATTTAAATTCAAGAGAAATCCAAGACAAGACAAAAAGTACCGCCGACGATGTTATCTTTGTACTGCAACAATTATTGGAAGATGAACTTTTAATAATTCAGAAAAACAATAAATACACTTTAAAAACCTAATGGAAAAATTACGAATTGTATTTATGGGAACTCCTGAATTTGCCGTTGGCATTCTGGATACCATAATCAAAAACAACTATGAAGTAGCAGGTGTAATTACCGCCGCTGACAAACCGGCCGGCCGAGGTCAGAAACTGAAATATTCAGCAGTTAAGGAATATGCTTTAGAAAATAATTTAAAACTATTGCAACCTACAAATTTAAAAGATGAGAGTTTTCTCGAAGAATTAAAATCATTAAATGCTAATCTTCAAATCGTGGTTGCTTTTAGAATGTTACCAAAAGTAGTTTGGGAAATGCCTTCATTGGGAACATTCAATCTTCACGCTTCGCTTCTTCCTAATTATAGAGGAGCAGCTCCCATTAACTGGGCAATCATCAACGGAGAAACAAAAACAGGTGTAACCACTTTTTTTATCGATGACAAAATAGATACAGGAGCAATGATTTTGAGCGCTGAAACCGACATAGAACCAAATGAAAATGCCGGGCAATTACACGACAGGTTAATGCTCTTAGGGTGTGATACGGTAATAGACACTTTGAAAACGATTGAAAGCGGAAATGTAACAACATCCATCCAAAGTGACCCTTTGGATATCAAAACTGCATATAAACTGAACAAGGAAAATTGCAAAATTGATTGGTCAAAATCAATTACTGAAATTCACAATTTGATTCGGGGACTGAGCCCTTACCCTGCTGCTTGGTGTTTTTTTAGTGATAAAGACGAAGAATTAAACATAAAAATCTATGAAGCAAAGGCTATTTTAGAAAAACACACCTATCCAACAGGAAGTTTATTTTGTACCAAAAAAGAAATAAAAATTGCAGTTACCGAAGGTTACATTCAAATACTGTCTCTTCAATTTCCGGGGAAAAAGAAAATGACTGCTGCAGAAATATCAAATGGCGCTACTTTTTCGGAGAAAGCGAAGGTTTATTAACATCAATAAAAATAGGCTTTTAGGAGGTGTTTTCTCAGAATTTTAGCCTACTTTATGAACAAAGAATGTAAGTTATCAACAAAATGGACTAAAAAAGAGCAAAACACTTGCAAAGACCGTATTTCCTATTAATTTTGTTATAATTAACAATTATTTTAACCAACATTAACATCAAATTATTATGAACAAATCAGAATTAATCGACGCTATCGCTGCTGATGCAGGAATTACAAAAGCAGCTGCAAAATTGGCATTGGAATCATTTTTAGGAAATGTAGGCGGAACTTTGAAAAAAGGAGGTAAAGTATCTTTAGTAGGATTCGGTTCATGGTCAGTTTCATCTAGAGCTGCAAGAGACGGAAGAAATCCTCAAACTGGAAAAACTATTAAAATCGCTGCAAAAAATGTTGTAAAATTCAAAGCTGGAGCAGATTTAGAAGGAGCAGTAAACTAAGAAATAGTTTATCGAAAAATATAATTAACCTTCCTATTGGAGGGTTTTTTTATGCTTTTAAACGAATAAACTCCGAAACTCTTTGTGTTTGTATTTAAATTTTCATAAATTTAATTAAAAATATAGCCTTATGATTTCAGAAAAATTAAAAAAAGGATATTTACTTATAGCCGAACCATCCATAATTGGAGACTTATCGTTTAATCGATCCGTAATTCTTTTGGCCGATCATAACGAAGATGGCTCGGTAGGCTTTATCATGAACAAACCATTGAAATATACCATCAATGATTTGATTCCTGAAATAAATGCCAATTTCAAAATCTTTAATGGTGGCCCCGTAGAACAGGACAACCTTTATTTTATTCACAACATCCCCGATTTAATTCCCAACAGTATCGAAATATCGAGTGGCATTTATTGGGGTGGCGATTTTGAATCCACCAAAGACCTTATCAATAGAGGGAAAATCAAGAAAGAAAACATTCGTTTCTTTTTAGGATATACCGGATGGGAAGAACACCAACTTGAAAAAGAAATGGAAGCCAATTCGTGGATTATCACCAAAAACAATTATGAGAATAAAATCATTGGGAGACCAACGGCTCATTTCTGGAAAGAACAAATCATAGAATTGGGAGGCGAATACCTTATCTGGTCCAACGCCCCCGAAAACCCCTATTTAAACTAAATTCAAAGACTCATTCAATTTTGCAACCAAAGTTTTGGAAACCTCAATCGAGAATTCTTTTTTCCTGTACTTTGTAATCGGTTGCACACCTTTAATAACATTTGTCAGAAACAATTCATCTGCTTTTTGAAGATCAAAAGGAGAAATAATAGCTTCAACCACTTCAATGCCATCTATTTTTTTAGCCAAAGCTAAAATTTGTTTTCTCATGACACCATTCAAACAACCTTCGGAAACAGGAGGAGTAATTAATTGATTCCCTGTCAGCATAAAAATATTAGCTTGCAATGCTTCGACAACATTTTTACTGTCATTTAATAAAATACAATTATCCAGACCATTCTCGTGAGCATAAACACTTCCCGTTACATTTATTAAACGGTTTGTCGTTTTTATCGAGGACAACAATTGCTTTGTGATATAAAAATCCTTAAACAAATCGACTTCATATTCAGCTTCATTAAGAATATAAACATCTTTTTCAAGCTGACTAGCCTGTATCAAAAAAGAAACAGTATTATTTTGTGGTAAATAATATCCTCCGTCATTTCTATAAACTGTAATTCGAGCTCTTGAAGACGATTCTAATCCATCTTTTTTAACCAAATCAAGAATTTGATCTTCCAAGTATTCCATCGTAAAATCCATTGGAATTTCCATTCGGATGACACGCATCGAAGACATCAACCTAAAATAATGATCTTCAAAAAACAAGATTTTCCCGTTTACAATTTTCACAGTTTCAAAAACTGCGTCTCCATACAAAAACCCTCGATTCTGAACCAACATATTTGTATCTTCAGACACCAATGTACCATTAAAATTTACCATACTGTATATAAAAAAAAGTCACGCCAAAAAAGGCGTGACAAATATAAGTCATAATATACAAATCTTACTATACAGAACCGATAACATGTTTCAAATCCGAAATTTGGTTTTCCCACAACTGAGTTGCTTCTTCAATTTCATCTTTTCGGGCAAAATCTACCACCATCAAAGAAACGTCTTTAGTCAATTCATCTTCTAAGATATTCAATTCAAAAAAATACTCAGTATCCTTATTATTCTCATCAACCCATCTGAACTTTACTTTCTCACCCGATTTTTTAGAAGCCAGCCTAGCTCTCTCCTGCGAATCATTCCAAATAAAAGTAAAAAATTCACCTCGCGAATTTACATTGTCAGCAAACCACTCCGACAAACCTGAAGGAGTCGAAATATATTGGTACAATAATTGGGGAGAGGAATTTATAGGGAATTCTATTTCGTAACGCACTTTTAAATCCATGAATTTTGTCTAATTTTTTCGAAATATATAGATTATTACTTCAATAAAAAAACGTTTTGAAAAAAAATTTTTTTTTGTTGTTTTTCGTTTGCAAACTATAATTATTGTTTTATATTTGCACCCGCATTCAGGGACAGGATTTGTCTCAAATATGGCGAGGTAGCTCAGTCGGTTAGAGCGCAGGATTCATAACCCTGAGGTCACGGGTTCAACTCCCGTCTTCGCTACAAAAGGTAAGCCCTAACTAATCAAACAGTTAGGGCTTTTTTATTGGTTTTTCAAGGGCGTACTGAAAGGGAAAACCATATTTTTTTTTCAAACTTTTCTTAAAAATACATTTTAATCTTTAAGTCTCCTTTCTCATAAACAAACCAAGCATTCCTTCTGAAACTTTACCTAAAAAACTACACTTTACCAAGTCGCAAAAAAACCATGCTAGACCAGCAGTTTTGATTTTTAAATCGCTTAACATATCTACTCCAATCATCCTGCTTTACAACGTCTTTTATCGTCGAATCATCAATTAAAGAAATTAGCTGTATGCAAACAGATTTAGTCGAAAATATCTATTTTTGCTCAACTCTTTTTTAATATTACAAAAGTACATTTAACAACAGGCGATGAAAATGTAACACAAATTATTTCCAATGAAATTCCAATAGTTCTCTCGTTAGACAACTTTTGCACATTATTCTAAGTTCAATCACAATACTATGAAAACAGAATTAACAAGTCTTCTCTACCATTACATATCAGCATATTCCCGAGAGAAATCTTTAATTAGACTATCCTTATTCCTAATATTCAGTTTTTTTTCTGTAACCGTTTTTGCTCAAGGCAACCGGTCAATACAAACGCTAAACGCCGGATGGAAATTTCATAAAAGTAATACCTCAGAACTGCAGGCTGTACTTCGTGAAAAGGAAGATTGGGAACAAGTAAATCTTCCACACTGTTTTAATGCCGAAGATGGTGAAGATGAAAAATATGGTTATTACAGAGGCGGTGCTTGGTATTTTAAAGAAATTTCTATTGACTCTTCTTACCAAAACCAGCGAGTATTCATGTATTTTGAAGCAGCCAATCAGGTTTGTGAATTATTTGTAAATGGTGTTTCAGCTGGAAAACATATAGGCGGATACACTTCATTTTGTTTCGAAATTACTTCACTTCTAAAATTAGGTGCAAAAAATGTCATAACTGTGCGGGTAGATAATAGTCATAATGAGAATATTCCTCCTTTAGATGCTGATTTCTCATTTATGGGAGGCCTCTACCGGGATGTTTACCTGATTACAACTAATAACGTTCATTTCGACTTGCTCAATAATGGCTCTAATGGAGTTTTCATCGAAACACCGACAGTGACAGAACAAACCGCAACAGTGCGGCTTCGTGCTACAATAAAAAACGACGGAAAAGCCAAACAAAAAATACTCCAGTATACCCGCATTACTGATGCTGGCGGCAAAATGATAACGACAAAATCGACTGCAGTTACAATTTTACCAGGTCAAATATATCAGACTGAGCAAAATGGATTTTCGATTCCTAATCCCCATTTATGGAGCCCCGATTCGCCTTATTTGTATACTGTCACGACAGAAATTAGGGATTCGAAAGGACATCTTATTGACCAGATTTCCAATCCACTTGGCTTACGCTGGTATACATTTGATGCGAACAAGGGATTTATCCTGAACGGGAAGCCACTGAAATTAATTGGTGTAAACCGTCATCAATATTATTCACACCAGGGCTTCGCTTTGAGCAACGAACAACATGTTCATGATATTGAACTACTGAAACAAATGGGAGGCAATTGTTTACGGATAGCCCATTACCCGCATGACCCTGCGATACTGGAAGCATGCGACCGTTTAGGTATCATTGCAACAGAGGAAATTCCCATTGTCAATTACATCAATGAAAACAGTAATGATTTCCGTTCTAACTGCTTGAACATGGCCGTAGAGTTGGTACGCAGGGACTACAATCATCCCAGCGTATTTGTTTGGGCCTACATGAACGAAATGCTGAACAATAACAAACCGAAGAAGCCTGAAAATTTGAGACGTTTAAACAAATTGGCTATTTCAATTGACAGTATACTTCACAAAGAAGACAAAAACCGTTTTACGATGATTCCGAATGCTGAATGGTTCGAAGGATATCGTGATGCTGGCCTGATTGATTTACCTCAAATTTGTGGATGGAATATTTATGAAGGCTGGTATGGGGAAAAGCTCAGTGACTTTGAACAATTCATGGATACATTTCATAAAAAATACCCAAATAAGCCGGTAATGATAACAGAATATGGTGCAGGCGCCGACCCCCGGGTACGCAGCTTCGCACCTGAGCGATTCGACTTCTCAATGGAGTATCAGAATGCCTATCACGAGCATTATCTCAAAGCTATAATGGAGCGGCCATATATTGCTGGTGCGTTTGCATGGGCATTTGTCGATTTTTTTGCGGAACCGAGAGTGGATGCCACACCACATGTAAATAATAAAGGCCTAATAACCTTAGACCGTGAGCTCAAAGATTCTTACTTTTTATACCAAGCTTATTTACAAAAATCTCCTATGGTATCGATTGCTTCCAAGGGCTGGGAGCAAAGGGAGGGCAGTGCTGCCAGCATGGAAGAAGATTTCTGTAAACAGCCTGTAACCATCTATTCGAATCAACAGGAAATTGAGTTGTTTCTCCAAGGAAAGTCATTAGGTAAAAAAACAGTTGTTGATAATAAAGCTGTTTTTGAAGTGCCTTTTGCGAATGGTAGCAACCTCCTTGAGGCGGTTTGTAAAATCGGTAGCAATGTGATAAAAGATGTAGCAACCATTCAATTTAGACTTTGGGATTTTCCGTTGAACAAACATCCGGAATCGTTTCCTTCCATACATGTAAATGCCGGCTCAAATTATTCCTATTACGACAAAAAGAATCATTGCACATGGATGGTTGACCAGCCATACAGCAGAGGAAGCTGGGGTTATACTTCGGGTAAAAGATACCGTGCAGGCAGTCGGCCGGCATCCCAGCGTGAAATCAGCTGTACAGCGGATGAGCCTTTATATCAAACACAACAAATTGATCCCGGCTCCTACCGTTTTGATGTTCCAGATGGTACATATGAAGTGAGCCTTTATTTTGCAGAACTCTTATCGGAGGCCCAAATGCAGAAATCATTATATAACCTAACAGCAGATGCAACCGTTGATAAAGCAGTGAAAAGAATTTTTAATGTAGATATCAATGGCTATCCCTTTCTTCGAAATTTAAATCTGAAAGAACAATATGGCGAAGCAGTGGCAGTACCCTTTAAGTACATCATTGACATAAGAGATAGCGAAGGGATTGAAATTAAATTCAGTGCTTTGGCTGGTGTACCTGTAATCAATGCTTTATCAGTTGTAAGAATAAAATAGGCGCATTCAGAATAAAATAAGTTATTATAACATTTAAAAATATAAAATAATCCAATCTTTATCCTCTCTCCTTTGGAGAGGGTTGGGGTGAGGTTAAACAAAAAAGACTATTTTATATTTCTAATTGGTATAAACAATAATATGACGCCTTACCACCGATTGCACCTTTTTGGAATATTCATTTGGAAGAAAGCCAAAACAATTCATTGATACAATTCCTAAAACAGCTAAAAACTTTATATTCATTTTTTCATTTAATCATTAAAATCAACTATTTTTCTAGACTAATATGAATTTACATATTAGAAGATAAGCAAAATATCAATTACCGAAATCCCTCTGCAATTATCACATCCTTTTCTCTAGATTTCGGACTAACATTCAATGAAACAATTTTTCCTTTACGCACAGATACTTCAACAATAGTATTTTGTGGAGCACAAAGTTTAAAATCAACATCCCATTCTTTTGGCCATGCTGGCAATAAGTAAATTTTGTCATCACCATATGGGTCTGCAGCCATCAACATTTCCTGCACTCCGACAAGACCAGCCCCACCCCAGTTATGATCGGGCAACCAATCGTGACCCGGCCCGAAGAATGCAGAAAAACGTGCTTGTGGTGCAACCATATTTGACAACTTATATATAGCTCTTTTTTTTGCTTCGTCTGGCCATCCCAAGGCGGCCATATTGGCTACATTTGCCATCCATGAGTAATCCTGTTTGCAGAATTTAGCTCTATTTTCAGGTATCGTCAACCATGTATCCCTGGCAAGGGAAAGTGTTGATGGTTTTGTTACCCCAACCATGCGGTAAGGCCAATAAGCATACATTTCAATGGGCTCCCACATATTATATTCCTTTTCCCAACTCACCGCAGGTAAAAGCGATCTTTTGCCATCCCTGATACCCTCCGGTAATGGAGGTAACGAAGCTTGTATACGAAGCAATTCTTTTTTGTCAGCAGCATTTATTTCGGAAAGGGTAATCAAAGCATCTGTTATACGGATAAGACCACTTACTACTTCAATAGGATTGGTAGCTCCCTCTAGAAATTCCAGTCCACATGAAGGATAAATAACAAGTTTCCCGCTATCGTTTAATTCCTGTCCTGTCCTTTTTTTATACTCTTGTCTATAAAAACTATCATAAAAAAGCACTACCCCTTTAATCCAGTTTAAATCATCTTTAATTGGAATACCCAATTGGTTATGTGCTTGTAATGCCATCCATGCATGTTCTAACATCATTGAGAAATGGTATCTCAAATGTGGGGCTGTCGTTAAACCATCAGGTCCCGGAGCAACCCCCGAACTGCACAATCCCCAGATATCAAGTGGCTCTGGATAAACTACTCCAGCAGCATTAATTGTTTTTGCGCGGGCAGCCGCAGTTTTTGAACGATCACGGTAAAAAGAGATAGAAGGCGATAACAAATCGATATCGCCATTTACAATTGCAGGCCAACCAAGCCAACGCTGATTTTGCGACATAAAAGAACAAAACATCCATCTGCGAAAATCCGGAGTGCTTTCTCCTTTTTGATAAATGGGCAAGTCACCTCCATTATTACCTGTAATTCCTCCAGGAAAATTATCTACAGTAAATATACCCCCATTGAAAAGCAACGGCAATTCACCATCCCTGTTGCAGGCAAGCATATAGCGAAACAACTGATAATTGCGACCAATAACAAAAGCGGTATCCTTTAAGGTTTTATTTGGATTAATAACTACATGCGAACGATTCCAAAATTGTTTCCAGTATTTCAATTCGAGTTCCCTCGCCTTTGTTCGACTAGGCGCTGACAATAACGAACTTGCCTGTTGCTCCCATTGCTTTGTATTTGAATTAAGGCTTCCCCCCAAATGCAGTGTTACCACATGTTTCTTGCTTTTTATACTTGTATAGTGCCATGCTTTACCCTTCCAATTTTGCCATTGTACCTCCTCTGGTAATGGCATCCCGACAGCATTATCCAAACACAGAATTCCTCCAAAAATTCTTTTTGTAGTTGCGTCGTTAACTGCATTGGCAGGAATACCCTGCAAGCCAGCCTTCTTTATAATATCAACAGAAAAATCTTCATTTCGGTGATAAAAGAGCAAGGACTTTCTTAGTGGTACAATATTGTCTGCAGTAACCGTAGTAAAGCGATTCATATCTAAACGCAAACTATCCTTTTGTTTTTCACGCCAGCTTCCGTATGCCACTTTCATAGTAATAGGTTGGTTTGCCGATGCCTCGTAAATAAGAGTTTCACCCGCAAACCATAATGACATCTTGAAATCACCCTGCAAAATTCGAATAGTACCAGTTTCAATATCAAGAATTTGCTTAAAACCAGGTTTACCAAGATGAATTTCCTGTGGTGTTATACGAAGGCATCCTAGTTTTAAAAGCCTGCCCTGTTCGTCATAAGCACCATTATGTGAAAGATAAACCCATACCGAATTATCCTGCACCCATACATTTGCACCGGCTCCCTTTCTTCCAGATAAAGGCATAGAACCTAAAGCATTTTTCGATGGTGTTTCCCAAACTACCTGATACGATTTTGGAAGCACACTTTGTGATTTTAATTGAGCACTATAACAACTGAATAAAATAAGGGCTATAAATTGAACTCTTACAAAAGTACCTCCCCCACGTATTATTCTATTTTTTGTTAGTTTAACATATATTAATTTTAGGTTCATTTTTTCATGCAGTATTATCCAGTTCATTATTTATTATAAAGACAAAATCAAAAAATACAATTGCCAACAATCAATTCACAAAACAAAAAAATATGGTTTCTAAAGTACTTTTATTCAAAAATGGAAACATCAAACACTTAAATAAATATTCACATTTTCAGAATTAATAATATCTATCGGCAAAAACGTTTCAACAGGTATATTTTTTTCAAAAAGCAAATATTCCGCTATTGTATTTACACAAAGATAAGCCTGTTGTTTCAGGTTTTGGTGGATTAAAAAATCTATAGCCTTGTTTTTTAAATACTTAACATTTTCCTCCAGTAAATCGTAACCTATAACAACTATTTTTCGGTCAATTATACTTTGTATTACCTCAACAACTTGATAAGCATTTGATGTCGTTATAAATACTCCAGCCAAATTTTTATGATTCTTTAAAAACACACTTAATTCATTTTCAAAGTCGAGTTGCTTTAATTTACAGGTTATAATATTATTTTTAAAATGGGTTGACTCTTTAAAATAGTATCTAAAACCATTTTCCTTTTCCTGAATTTGCACATCGTTTTTATCTTTTTGGCCCAGATGAATAACTGCAATATCACCGTCTTTATTTAGAATACTCTCCAATAATCTTGCAGCCACTCTCCCACTTTGATTCAAATCTTGTCCAACAAAATTCTTTAATAATGAAGAATCCATTCTATTATTGAAAGTTGATACCATTATACCTAACACATTATAATTTTCGATTGCAATTAATGCTTCTTTAGGAAATAAAGGAACTAATATAACAGCATCAGGAATTGTGTCTTGTATAGCTAAATTGCCAGCTGAAAAGGATTTGGAATTCTCGGGGTCAAAAAATGACATTTCAATATCTATCCCAAAGGTTTCCATTTCACTAATAACTTTATCAATACCATCAATGCAAGGACTCCAATAGACATCTTTTTTGGGATCAGGAATTAAAACACAAATACGATAA belongs to Flavobacterium gilvum and includes:
- a CDS encoding AAA family ATPase; amino-acid sequence: MQKEIIVIIGGPGTGKSSIIKGLETKGYCCYPEISREVILEAQKRGIEQLFLEDPLLFSQMLLDGRINQFKNAEKEPHKLVFIDRGIPDVVAYLDFIGDDSPEHFDNACRENVYDKIFILPPWEDIYESDSERYENFEQSKTIYKHLKQTYTNYGYNLIEVPKDSVDNRILYILDKI
- a CDS encoding RecQ family ATP-dependent DNA helicase, which translates into the protein MSEALAILQKYWQHYSFRSLQKEIIDSVLSGEDTFALMPTGGGKSICFQVPAMMNEGICLVISPLVALMKDQVANLQNRGIKAIALTGGIRSEEMIDLLDNCQFGNYKFLYLSPERLQSDWILERIKNLPINLITIDEAHCVSQWGHDFRPAYLKISALKTYFPKVPFLALTATATPRVKEDIIKELGMHNPQQFEKSFARKNIAYMVFEVEDKLFRIQQILKKNPQPSIIYVRNRKSCLDLSTQLKSLGFNATFYHGGLSSREKEQNMQLWMEEKAQVIVATNAFGMGIDKPNVKTVIHIQLPENIENYYQEAGRAGRNGDKAYAILLTSPSDVIQTENQFINVLPDKAFLNTMYVKLCNYFQIAYGEGINEEFTFNLHHFCLKYGFPDLKTFNAIRFLDGQGVLTLSQEFSEKITLQFLIPSKEVIRYTSLNPNDEEIILTILRTYPGIYDMQTAFNLTMIAKKSHHSESEILAVLHKLKEKDIIEYHSKNNDATLIFNEIREDERTINKVSKYLARQNELKKDQLQSVLNYIKEKKNCKSKMILDYFGEKAETDCGICSYCITQNKPKKDHNVLSKKIMDLLKNEDLNSREIQDKTKSTADDVIFVLQQLLEDELLIIQKNNKYTLKT
- a CDS encoding aminotransferase class IV, yielding MVNFNGTLVSEDTNMLVQNRGFLYGDAVFETVKIVNGKILFFEDHYFRLMSSMRVIRMEIPMDFTMEYLEDQILDLVKKDGLESSSRARITVYRNDGGYYLPQNNTVSFLIQASQLEKDVYILNEAEYEVDLFKDFYITKQLLSSIKTTNRLINVTGSVYAHENGLDNCILLNDSKNVVEALQANIFMLTGNQLITPPVSEGCLNGVMRKQILALAKKIDGIEVVEAIISPFDLQKADELFLTNVIKGVQPITKYRKKEFSIEVSKTLVAKLNESLNLV
- the fmt gene encoding methionyl-tRNA formyltransferase is translated as MEKLRIVFMGTPEFAVGILDTIIKNNYEVAGVITAADKPAGRGQKLKYSAVKEYALENNLKLLQPTNLKDESFLEELKSLNANLQIVVAFRMLPKVVWEMPSLGTFNLHASLLPNYRGAAPINWAIINGETKTGVTTFFIDDKIDTGAMILSAETDIEPNENAGQLHDRLMLLGCDTVIDTLKTIESGNVTTSIQSDPLDIKTAYKLNKENCKIDWSKSITEIHNLIRGLSPYPAAWCFFSDKDEELNIKIYEAKAILEKHTYPTGSLFCTKKEIKIAVTEGYIQILSLQFPGKKKMTAAEISNGATFSEKAKVY
- a CDS encoding START-like domain-containing protein; amino-acid sequence: MDLKVRYEIEFPINSSPQLLYQYISTPSGLSEWFADNVNSRGEFFTFIWNDSQERARLASKKSGEKVKFRWVDENNKDTEYFFELNILEDELTKDVSLMVVDFARKDEIEEATQLWENQISDLKHVIGSV
- a CDS encoding YqgE/AlgH family protein, producing the protein MISEKLKKGYLLIAEPSIIGDLSFNRSVILLADHNEDGSVGFIMNKPLKYTINDLIPEINANFKIFNGGPVEQDNLYFIHNIPDLIPNSIEISSGIYWGGDFESTKDLINRGKIKKENIRFFLGYTGWEEHQLEKEMEANSWIITKNNYENKIIGRPTAHFWKEQIIELGGEYLIWSNAPENPYLN
- a CDS encoding DUF4372 domain-containing protein — encoded protein: MFSTKSVCIQLISLIDDSTIKDVVKQDDWSRYVKRFKNQNCWSSMVFLRLGKV
- a CDS encoding HU family DNA-binding protein produces the protein MNKSELIDAIAADAGITKAAAKLALESFLGNVGGTLKKGGKVSLVGFGSWSVSSRAARDGRNPQTGKTIKIAAKNVVKFKAGADLEGAVN